The Streptomyces sp. NBC_01689 genome includes a window with the following:
- a CDS encoding Gfo/Idh/MocA family oxidoreductase, whose product MTGSTTDTGPEAGSAQGAPLRVALIGYGLAGSVFHAPLIAATEGLALDTIVTSNPERQEQARAEFPRVRFAATPDDLWARADELDLVVIASPNKTHVPLATAALKAGLPVVVDKPLAGTAAEARELAALADERGLLLSVFQNRRWDNDFLTVRKLLAEGELGDVMRFESRFERWRPQPKGGWRESGDPAEIGGLLYDLGSHVVDQALVLFGPAASVYAEADVRRPGAAADDDTFIAITHTSGVRSHLYVSATTAQLGPRFRVLGSRAGYVKYGLDPQEATLREGGRPGTSAEWGVEPESLWGRVGAGESPLTGGGRPEPTLPGAYPAYYAAVAAALRDGGPNPVTALEAAAALDVLEAARRSARENTVVAL is encoded by the coding sequence ATGACAGGAAGCACGACTGACACAGGTCCTGAAGCAGGTTCCGCCCAAGGCGCCCCCCTCCGCGTGGCCCTCATCGGCTACGGGCTCGCGGGCTCCGTCTTCCACGCCCCGCTGATCGCCGCGACCGAGGGCCTGGCCCTGGACACGATCGTCACCTCGAACCCGGAGCGGCAGGAGCAGGCCCGCGCCGAGTTCCCGCGGGTGCGCTTCGCCGCCACCCCGGACGACCTCTGGGCCCGCGCCGACGAGCTGGACCTGGTCGTCATCGCCTCTCCCAACAAGACCCACGTCCCGCTCGCGACCGCCGCCCTGAAGGCCGGCCTCCCGGTCGTCGTCGACAAGCCGCTCGCCGGCACGGCGGCCGAGGCCCGGGAGCTCGCGGCCCTCGCCGACGAGCGCGGCCTGCTCCTCTCGGTCTTCCAGAACCGCCGCTGGGACAACGACTTCCTGACCGTGCGCAAGCTGCTCGCCGAGGGCGAGCTCGGCGACGTCATGCGCTTCGAGTCCCGTTTCGAGCGCTGGCGTCCGCAGCCCAAGGGCGGCTGGCGCGAGTCCGGCGACCCGGCAGAGATCGGAGGTCTTCTCTACGACCTCGGCAGCCACGTCGTCGACCAGGCGCTCGTCCTCTTCGGCCCCGCCGCCTCCGTGTACGCCGAGGCGGACGTCCGTCGCCCCGGGGCCGCTGCGGACGACGACACCTTCATCGCGATCACGCACACCAGCGGCGTCCGCTCCCACCTGTACGTCTCCGCGACCACCGCGCAGCTCGGCCCGCGCTTCCGCGTCCTCGGCTCGCGAGCCGGTTACGTCAAGTACGGCCTCGACCCGCAGGAGGCGACGCTGCGTGAGGGCGGGCGTCCCGGCACGAGCGCCGAGTGGGGTGTCGAGCCCGAGTCCCTGTGGGGCCGCGTGGGTGCCGGCGAGTCCCCGCTCACCGGGGGCGGCCGGCCCGAGCCCACGCTCCCGGGCGCCTACCCCGCGTACTACGCCGCGGTGGCCGCGGCCCTGCGCGACGGCGGGCCGAACCCCGTCACCGCGCTGGAGGCGGCGGCCGCGCTCGACGTGCTGGAGGCGGCCCGCCGCTCCGCCCGCGAGAACACGGTGGTGGCCCTGTGA
- a CDS encoding DUF6412 domain-containing protein, protein MIRRRTTVRRLAVAPTRPPLPLVPVLLLFLFLAEAVPLASGGLPAAVVVALAATTAAGSALAVCAVLAARCAPVVPRTRIRTALRDREHRTAFLPQRDPDAAGRRRPRAPGRALPATTA, encoded by the coding sequence ATGATCCGTCGCCGGACGACCGTGCGCCGCCTCGCCGTCGCGCCGACCCGCCCTCCCCTGCCGCTCGTTCCCGTCCTGCTCCTGTTCCTCTTCCTCGCCGAGGCCGTGCCGCTTGCCTCCGGCGGTCTCCCGGCCGCGGTCGTCGTCGCCCTCGCCGCCACCACGGCGGCCGGCTCCGCCCTCGCGGTCTGCGCCGTCCTCGCAGCGCGCTGCGCCCCCGTGGTCCCGCGCACCAGAATCCGTACGGCGCTGCGCGACCGCGAGCACCGGACGGCCTTCCTGCCGCAGCGCGATCCCGACGCGGCGGGCCGCAGGCGACCGCGGGCACCGGGGCGCGCCCTCCCGGCGACCACCGCGTAG
- a CDS encoding YidC/Oxa1 family membrane protein insertase: MSACATAVERLTDLLQPLFHASAAAAAIVLITLLVRLLVHPLSRASARGQRARAALRPRVAELREKHGGDPERYQKELLELHAREKVSPLAGCLPGLLQIPAFVLLYHLFSGSAIGGGPDGLLDHRLFGAPLGHRYADALGDGGVFGSQGLVYLGLFAVTAAVAAFNHRRARRATAAAGVPETGGEEQVPGLAAAGAVMPFLSYLTLLTVALVPLAAALYVVTSTTWSAVERAVLYP, translated from the coding sequence ATGTCCGCCTGCGCGACGGCGGTCGAGCGGCTCACCGATCTGCTGCAGCCGCTGTTCCACGCCTCCGCGGCCGCCGCCGCGATCGTTCTGATCACCCTGCTCGTACGGCTGCTCGTGCACCCCCTGTCGCGGGCTTCGGCGCGGGGGCAGCGGGCACGGGCGGCGCTGCGCCCGCGGGTCGCCGAGCTGCGCGAGAAGCACGGCGGCGACCCGGAGAGGTACCAGAAGGAACTGCTGGAACTGCACGCGCGGGAGAAGGTGTCACCGCTGGCCGGCTGCCTTCCCGGACTGCTGCAGATTCCCGCCTTCGTGCTCCTGTACCACCTGTTCTCCGGCTCGGCGATCGGCGGCGGCCCCGACGGACTGCTGGACCACCGGCTGTTCGGCGCCCCCCTCGGTCACCGGTACGCGGACGCGCTCGGGGACGGCGGGGTGTTCGGGTCCCAAGGGCTGGTCTATCTCGGCCTGTTCGCGGTGACCGCAGCGGTCGCGGCCTTCAACCACCGGCGCGCCAGGCGGGCGACGGCGGCCGCCGGGGTGCCGGAGACCGGTGGGGAGGAGCAGGTCCCCGGCCTCGCCGCGGCCGGCGCGGTCATGCCGTTCCTGTCCTATCTGACGCTCCTCACCGTGGCGTTGGTGCCGCTGGCCGCCGCGCTGTACGTGGTGACCAGTACGACGTGGAGCGCGGTGGAACGGGCGGTGCTGTACCCCTGA
- a CDS encoding fumarylacetoacetate hydrolase family protein translates to MKLLRVGTAGSERPALLDAGGTLRDLSGVVSDIDGALLADDAALGRVRSAAESGELPALNAAGLRVGPPLARIGKVVCIGLNYHDHARETGAEPPAEPVIFFKAADTVVGPHDTVLVPRGSVKTDWEVELAVVIGRTARYLSSHEEALAHVAGYAVAHDVSEREFQIERGGTWDKGKNCETFNPLGPWLVTADEVPDPQDLALRLWVNGELKQDGTTAEQIFSVAEVVRYVSQFMTLYPGDVINTGTPAGVALGQPEPKPYLRAGDVVELEIAGLGRQRQVFGAA, encoded by the coding sequence ATGAAGCTGCTGCGAGTCGGTACGGCGGGATCGGAGCGGCCCGCGCTGCTCGACGCCGGGGGAACCCTCCGGGACCTGTCGGGTGTCGTTTCGGACATCGACGGGGCGCTGCTCGCCGACGACGCGGCGCTCGGCCGCGTCCGTTCGGCCGCCGAGTCCGGGGAGCTGCCCGCGCTGAACGCGGCGGGGCTGCGGGTCGGGCCGCCGCTCGCCCGTATCGGCAAGGTCGTCTGCATCGGCCTGAACTACCACGACCACGCCCGGGAGACCGGGGCCGAGCCGCCCGCCGAGCCGGTGATCTTCTTCAAGGCGGCGGACACCGTGGTCGGGCCGCACGACACCGTGCTCGTGCCGCGCGGGTCGGTCAAGACCGACTGGGAGGTCGAGCTGGCGGTGGTGATCGGACGTACCGCCCGCTATCTGTCGTCCCACGAGGAGGCGCTCGCGCACGTCGCCGGGTACGCGGTCGCGCACGACGTCTCCGAGCGCGAGTTCCAGATCGAGCGCGGGGGCACCTGGGACAAGGGCAAGAACTGCGAGACGTTCAACCCGCTGGGACCCTGGCTGGTGACCGCGGACGAGGTCCCGGACCCGCAGGACCTGGCGCTGAGGCTGTGGGTCAACGGCGAGCTCAAGCAGGACGGCACGACGGCCGAGCAGATCTTCTCGGTCGCCGAAGTGGTGCGCTACGTCAGTCAGTTCATGACCCTGTACCCGGGTGACGTCATCAACACCGGCACGCCGGCGGGGGTGGCACTGGGGCAGCCGGAGCCGAAGCCGTATCTGCGGGCGGGGGATGTCGTCGAGCTGGAGATCGCGGGGTTGGGGCGGCAGCGGCAGGTCTTCGGCGCGGCGTAG
- a CDS encoding SEC-C domain-containing protein has product MRPDTPADNVDHTAEAARLERTAGLYPEDAEHLLLQAAAHLELAGDRPGASALYDRLLSSSTPLERPHLVRALKASNLWEYGHEAEARAIIDGVRAASPRDPAPWVIVAEALESHDELEAAQETFTEGATLLLTDVTDPPYATRPILFGRHRVRRMLGVAHDDWDALADTLHSSPVSLDELHDPKRVWSLGSENPEELQAEISRLRAELGAHREALSRPFPVAVLHWPADELAELLAAYPSLATEYPSHEEHLATIEESLRELSASGTPNLGIVTGTVPSYEAFSASEASSPSDTTLLPQYATTLAARGRAMAWPPQRGVVCWCGSGRGYGECHGASN; this is encoded by the coding sequence ATGCGCCCCGACACGCCTGCCGACAACGTCGACCACACCGCCGAAGCCGCACGCCTGGAGCGGACCGCCGGCCTCTACCCCGAGGACGCCGAACACCTGCTCCTGCAGGCCGCGGCCCACCTCGAACTGGCCGGCGACCGCCCCGGCGCCAGCGCACTCTACGACCGCCTCCTGTCGTCCTCGACGCCCCTGGAGCGTCCTCACCTGGTCCGTGCCCTGAAGGCGTCGAACCTGTGGGAGTACGGCCACGAGGCGGAAGCGCGCGCGATCATCGACGGCGTACGCGCCGCGTCCCCGCGCGACCCCGCGCCCTGGGTGATCGTGGCGGAGGCGCTGGAGTCGCACGACGAGCTGGAAGCGGCGCAGGAGACGTTCACGGAGGGCGCGACGCTGCTCCTGACCGACGTGACGGACCCGCCGTACGCCACCCGCCCCATCCTCTTCGGCCGCCACCGCGTCCGCCGCATGCTGGGCGTCGCCCACGACGACTGGGACGCCCTCGCGGACACCCTGCACTCGTCCCCCGTCTCCCTGGACGAACTCCACGACCCCAAGCGCGTGTGGTCCCTCGGCTCGGAGAACCCGGAGGAGCTCCAGGCGGAGATCAGCCGCCTGCGCGCCGAGCTGGGCGCCCACCGCGAGGCCCTCTCCCGCCCGTTCCCGGTGGCTGTCCTGCACTGGCCCGCCGACGAACTGGCGGAGCTCCTCGCGGCGTACCCGTCGCTCGCCACGGAGTACCCCTCCCACGAGGAGCACCTCGCGACGATAGAGGAGTCCCTGCGCGAGCTGTCCGCCTCCGGCACCCCGAACCTGGGCATCGTCACCGGCACGGTCCCGTCCTACGAGGCCTTCTCCGCCTCGGAGGCGTCGTCCCCGTCCGACACGACGCTCCTCCCCCAGTACGCGACGACCCTGGCAGCCCGAGGCCGAGCGATGGCGTGGCCGCCGCAGCGGGGGGTTGTGTGCTGGTGCGGGTCGGGGCGGGGGTATGGGGAGTGTCACGGGGCGTCTAACTAA
- a CDS encoding HAD family hydrolase, which produces MTTDIRLVVLDMAGTTVADGGLVERAFAAAAGELGVEPGSADHAEKLDYVRATMGESKISVFRHLFGEEPLAQRANSAFEKAYGELVDAGHIAPVAGAREAIEELTGSGRTVVLSTGFARVTQDAILDSLGWRDLVPLTLCPADAGGRGRPYPDMVLEAFLRTGAADGVQQTAVVGDTSYDMLSGVRAGAGLVAGVLTGAHDAPALCAAGAGHVLGSVAELPALLTGSGRPDGTGR; this is translated from the coding sequence ATGACCACGGACATACGGCTCGTCGTTCTCGACATGGCCGGCACCACCGTCGCCGACGGCGGCCTGGTGGAGCGGGCCTTCGCGGCCGCCGCCGGAGAACTGGGCGTCGAGCCCGGATCCGCGGACCACGCGGAGAAGCTGGACTACGTCCGCGCCACGATGGGCGAGTCCAAGATCTCCGTCTTCCGGCATCTGTTCGGCGAGGAACCCCTCGCCCAGCGGGCCAACAGCGCCTTCGAGAAGGCCTACGGGGAACTGGTCGACGCCGGGCACATCGCGCCCGTCGCCGGAGCGCGCGAGGCGATCGAGGAGCTCACCGGGTCCGGCCGGACCGTCGTGCTGAGCACCGGGTTCGCCCGCGTCACCCAGGACGCGATCCTCGACTCCCTGGGCTGGCGGGACCTGGTACCGCTCACCCTGTGCCCGGCGGACGCGGGAGGCCGGGGCCGCCCGTACCCCGACATGGTCCTGGAGGCCTTCCTGCGCACCGGGGCGGCCGACGGGGTCCAGCAGACCGCCGTCGTGGGCGACACCTCCTACGACATGCTCAGCGGCGTCCGCGCCGGGGCCGGCCTGGTCGCCGGCGTGCTGACCGGGGCGCACGACGCCCCGGCGCTGTGCGCCGCCGGGGCCGGACACGTCCTCGGCTCGGTGGCCGAACTGCCCGCCCTGCTCACCGGATCCGGCCGGCCCGACGGGACCGGGCGATGA
- a CDS encoding TIGR03364 family FAD-dependent oxidoreductase → MRVIVVGAGVVGTLHAWHAVERGHEVVQIEREAEARGASLRNFGQIWVSGRAGGEELDTALRARELWESIGARVPGLGFRANGSLTPLRGERELAVAETALARTDAAARGYKLFTPDEARAVNPALRGAFDAALYCERDAAVEPRTAQLALREALSRSPAYTFLPGREVRDVVGEHAVRDDHGDVHTGDVVVLCTGAWLGGLVRELAGPELPVRRVRLQMMQTDPLGEPLTTSVADADSFRYYPAYRGPALDELNSLQPQAPTAAEHRMQLLMVQRADGGLTIGDTHEYEHPFAFDTLEDPYDHLTEVVESFLGRPLPKIRRRWAGVYAQCTDTGRVVHRQRVRDGVWLVTGPGGRGMTCSPAIAETTADHLGW, encoded by the coding sequence GTGAGAGTGATAGTTGTCGGAGCCGGAGTGGTGGGCACCCTGCATGCCTGGCACGCAGTGGAGCGCGGCCACGAGGTCGTACAGATCGAGCGCGAGGCGGAAGCCCGCGGGGCCTCGCTGCGCAATTTCGGGCAGATCTGGGTGAGCGGTCGCGCCGGAGGAGAGGAACTCGACACCGCGCTGCGGGCGCGAGAACTGTGGGAGTCGATCGGGGCGCGCGTGCCCGGCCTCGGCTTCCGGGCCAACGGATCGCTGACCCCCCTGCGAGGGGAGCGCGAACTCGCCGTCGCCGAGACCGCCCTGGCCCGTACGGACGCGGCCGCCCGCGGCTACAAGCTGTTCACGCCCGACGAGGCGCGCGCGGTGAACCCGGCCCTGCGCGGGGCGTTCGACGCCGCCCTGTACTGCGAGCGCGACGCCGCCGTCGAGCCGCGCACCGCCCAGCTCGCCCTGCGCGAGGCGCTGTCGCGCTCCCCGGCCTACACCTTCCTGCCGGGACGCGAGGTACGCGACGTGGTCGGCGAGCACGCCGTGCGCGACGACCACGGGGACGTGCACACCGGCGACGTCGTCGTGCTGTGCACCGGCGCCTGGCTCGGCGGCCTGGTGCGCGAGCTGGCGGGACCCGAACTGCCCGTACGGCGCGTCCGGTTGCAGATGATGCAGACCGACCCCCTCGGCGAGCCGCTCACGACCTCCGTCGCCGACGCCGACAGCTTCCGGTACTACCCCGCCTACCGCGGCCCCGCCCTCGACGAGCTCAACTCGCTCCAGCCGCAGGCCCCGACCGCCGCCGAGCACCGGATGCAGCTGCTCATGGTGCAGCGCGCGGACGGCGGCCTGACCATCGGCGACACCCACGAGTACGAGCACCCCTTCGCCTTCGACACCCTCGAAGACCCCTACGACCACCTCACCGAGGTCGTCGAGTCCTTCCTCGGACGCCCGCTGCCGAAGATCCGGCGCCGCTGGGCCGGGGTGTACGCGCAGTGCACCGACACCGGCCGGGTCGTGCACCGGCAGCGCGTACGGGACGGGGTGTGGCTGGTCACCGGGCCCGGCGGGCGCGGAATGACCTGTTCACCGGCGATCGCCGAGACCACCGCCGACCACCTGGGATGGTGA
- a CDS encoding ABC transporter ATP-binding protein, protein MTSGVRFDRVSVVYDGTTVLDGLDLTVGPGEVMALLGPSGSGKTTALRAVAGFVRPASGRVFIGDRDVTDLPPHRRGIGVVVQQYALFPHLRVEENVAFGLRARKVARSEIRGRVAEALEMTGMAAYARRHPRELSGGQQQRVAIARALAIRPGVLLLDEPLSALDAQLRSGMLAELARLHRELPDVSILYVTHDQVEALTLADRIAVMDRARLRDCGTPRELYRTPRTEFTASFVGNANLLPVTVGAGTVSLAGTELKVDTADAAPGALATLCVRPHLVGLGPGPNQLAGTVGEVQWRGSTHRLYVDVEGHRVMADLRDLREPPVHGDPVTLHFAPDDAVLLSAGVTADG, encoded by the coding sequence ATGACCAGCGGCGTCCGCTTCGACCGGGTGTCCGTCGTCTACGACGGCACCACGGTCCTCGACGGCCTCGACCTGACCGTCGGACCCGGCGAGGTCATGGCGCTGCTCGGCCCCTCCGGATCCGGGAAGACCACCGCGCTGCGGGCCGTCGCCGGCTTCGTGCGGCCCGCCTCGGGGCGGGTGTTCATCGGCGACCGGGACGTGACCGACCTCCCGCCCCACCGGCGGGGCATCGGCGTGGTGGTCCAGCAGTACGCGCTCTTCCCGCACCTGCGCGTCGAGGAGAACGTCGCCTTCGGGCTCAGGGCGCGGAAGGTCGCCAGGAGCGAGATCCGCGGGCGGGTCGCCGAGGCACTGGAGATGACCGGGATGGCCGCCTACGCCCGGCGCCACCCCCGGGAGCTGTCCGGCGGACAGCAGCAGCGCGTCGCCATCGCGCGGGCCCTCGCCATCCGGCCCGGCGTCCTGCTCCTCGACGAACCGCTGTCCGCCCTCGACGCGCAGCTGCGCTCCGGAATGCTCGCCGAACTCGCTCGCCTGCACCGCGAGTTGCCGGACGTGTCGATCCTGTACGTCACCCACGACCAGGTCGAGGCGCTCACCCTGGCCGACCGGATCGCGGTCATGGACAGGGCGCGGCTGCGGGACTGCGGGACACCGCGGGAGCTGTACCGGACGCCGCGCACCGAGTTCACGGCGTCCTTCGTGGGCAACGCCAATCTGCTGCCCGTGACCGTCGGAGCCGGCACCGTCTCCCTCGCCGGGACCGAGCTGAAGGTCGACACCGCGGATGCCGCGCCCGGCGCCCTCGCGACCCTGTGCGTACGCCCCCACCTCGTCGGCCTCGGCCCCGGCCCCAACCAGCTCGCCGGAACCGTCGGCGAGGTGCAGTGGCGGGGATCCACCCACCGGCTGTACGTCGACGTCGAGGGCCACCGGGTCATGGCGGACCTCCGCGATCTGCGCGAACCGCCCGTCCACGGCGACCCGGTGACCCTGCACTTCGCCCCCGACGACGCCGTACTGCTGTCGGCGGGGGTGACCGCGGATGGCTAG
- a CDS encoding ROK family transcriptional regulator: protein MAYVNRSSGESGVSLPGRPEGAGANLLALRSHNGALVLDLLRTAGTTGISRLELAGRTGLTPQAVSKITARLRADGLAAEAGHLASTGGKRRTVLRLVPEAGHAVGLHLDRDELTAVLCDLAGTVVAERRAPLGLGAGAAAVVEGAAREVEALIEGAEVSVLGVGVALPGPLDHARGVLHRVTGFPEWDGFPLRDALAGRLGVPVVVDKDTNAAALGLAVGGCAPGRGPGAGRDSAHGDGRGPGVGGGHDGHGGGHHGGGGRAGRHGDDHDHDRGRDGGDGGSGGGRDGGGARTGEEAFAYLHLGTGLGAGLVFGGAVHRGARTGAGEFGHQVIQLDGPPCDCGNRGCVEALCLAAVGRGAVDEAARVLGAGAANLVGLLDIDVVLLGGRTVAAHQEAFVRGVGAVLGERARREGTDTVPVRVAPGGARGVAEGAAQLLLAPLFGRGED from the coding sequence ATGGCGTACGTGAACAGGAGCAGCGGGGAGTCGGGAGTGAGCCTGCCGGGGCGGCCGGAGGGGGCGGGGGCGAATCTCCTCGCCCTGCGCAGTCACAACGGGGCGCTCGTGCTCGATCTGCTGCGCACGGCCGGGACGACGGGCATCAGCCGTCTGGAACTCGCCGGGCGCACCGGCCTGACCCCCCAGGCCGTCAGCAAGATCACCGCCCGGCTGCGGGCCGACGGGCTGGCGGCGGAGGCGGGACATCTGGCCTCGACGGGCGGCAAGCGGCGTACGGTGCTGCGGCTGGTCCCCGAGGCGGGGCACGCGGTCGGGCTCCACCTCGACCGGGACGAGCTGACGGCGGTGCTCTGCGATCTCGCGGGCACGGTGGTCGCCGAGCGGAGGGCGCCGCTCGGTCTGGGCGCCGGGGCGGCGGCCGTCGTCGAGGGCGCGGCGCGGGAGGTCGAGGCGTTGATCGAGGGCGCGGAGGTGTCCGTCCTGGGGGTGGGGGTCGCGCTGCCCGGCCCGCTCGACCACGCACGGGGGGTGCTGCACCGGGTCACGGGGTTCCCGGAGTGGGACGGCTTCCCGCTGCGGGACGCCCTCGCCGGGCGGCTCGGAGTGCCGGTGGTGGTGGACAAGGACACCAATGCGGCGGCGCTGGGGCTGGCGGTGGGCGGATGCGCGCCGGGCCGGGGGCCGGGGGCCGGGCGCGACAGCGCGCACGGCGACGGGCGAGGTCCCGGCGTGGGCGGCGGCCATGACGGTCACGGCGGCGGACATCACGGGGGCGGCGGTCGTGCCGGGAGGCACGGTGACGACCACGACCACGACCGGGGCCGGGACGGTGGCGACGGGGGCTCGGGCGGCGGCAGGGACGGCGGGGGTGCCCGCACGGGTGAGGAGGCGTTCGCCTATCTGCACCTCGGCACCGGGCTCGGGGCCGGACTCGTGTTCGGCGGCGCGGTGCACCGGGGCGCCCGGACCGGGGCCGGGGAGTTCGGGCATCAGGTCATCCAGCTGGACGGGCCTCCGTGCGACTGCGGGAACCGTGGGTGCGTGGAGGCCCTGTGCCTCGCCGCGGTGGGACGCGGCGCGGTGGACGAGGCGGCCCGGGTGCTGGGCGCGGGGGCCGCGAACCTGGTCGGACTGCTGGACATCGACGTGGTGCTGCTCGGCGGCCGTACGGTCGCGGCCCATCAGGAGGCGTTCGTACGGGGCGTCGGCGCCGTGCTGGGGGAGCGGGCCCGGCGGGAGGGCACGGACACGGTCCCGGTGCGGGTCGCCCCCGGCGGAGCGCGCGGGGTGGCGGAGGGCGCGGCGCAACTGCTGCTGGCCCCGCTGTTCGGGCGGGGAGAGGACTGA
- a CDS encoding DUF6602 domain-containing protein has product MHADFEQSRNFSHNGERGTSREALVRDFLASYLPSHAKTVHNAENVTASGETSPQCDRVPPSSLLQAG; this is encoded by the coding sequence ATGCATGCAGATTTCGAGCAGTCGAGGAACTTTAGTCATAACGGCGAACGGGGTACTTCCCGAGAAGCTCTCGTACGGGATTTTCTGGCCAGCTATCTGCCATCTCACGCGAAGACGGTACATAACGCCGAGAATGTCACGGCATCAGGCGAGACCTCTCCGCAATGCGACCGTGTTCCCCCGTCGTCTCTCCTGCAGGCGGGATGA
- a CDS encoding GntR family transcriptional regulator codes for MDYPNDQAPGAPVRSGIPEHGRIPKYYAVKAHIALLIEELGEGGLLPTERDLAEQYEVARETVRQALRELLLEGKLRRQGRGTVVAGPKLEQPLSLASYTEGVRRQGRTPGRTLISLDRFPCSETLAAEAGLTRGEPVWHMERVLLADDERVGLESTYVAVARVPDLDRDFTPDSSFYAYLRERLGIAFGDADERIETVLATPREALLIGTPPALPMLLIHRVSRDTRRRPLERVRTLYRGDRFSFTAHLGG; via the coding sequence GTGGACTACCCGAACGACCAGGCCCCCGGCGCCCCCGTCCGCTCCGGCATCCCGGAGCACGGCCGCATCCCCAAGTACTACGCGGTGAAGGCGCACATCGCCCTGCTGATCGAGGAGCTGGGCGAGGGCGGACTCCTGCCGACCGAGCGGGATCTCGCCGAGCAGTACGAGGTCGCCCGCGAGACCGTGCGCCAGGCACTGCGCGAGCTGCTGCTCGAAGGGAAGCTGCGGAGGCAGGGACGCGGGACGGTCGTCGCGGGGCCGAAACTCGAACAGCCGCTCTCCCTCGCGAGCTACACCGAGGGTGTCCGGCGGCAGGGGCGCACCCCCGGCCGTACGCTGATCAGCCTCGACCGTTTCCCCTGCTCCGAGACGCTGGCCGCCGAGGCCGGGCTCACCCGCGGCGAGCCCGTCTGGCACATGGAGCGGGTGCTGCTCGCGGACGACGAGCGGGTCGGGCTGGAGAGCACCTACGTCGCCGTGGCGCGCGTACCCGACCTCGACCGCGACTTCACGCCGGACTCGTCCTTCTACGCGTACCTCCGCGAGCGGCTCGGGATCGCGTTCGGCGACGCGGACGAGCGGATCGAGACGGTGCTGGCCACCCCGCGCGAGGCACTGCTCATCGGTACGCCCCCCGCGCTGCCGATGCTGCTGATCCACCGTGTCTCGCGGGACACGCGGAGGCGGCCGCTGGAGCGGGTGCGGACGCTGTACCGGGGGGACCGCTTCTCCTTCACGGCCCATCTGGGGGGATGA
- a CDS encoding heme-degrading domain-containing protein produces MSAPDIAELEEQERRLVLPRFTHDDAWALGTLLVELARERGAPVAVDIRRGGQQLFHAALPGSTPDNDAWIDRKRRVVERYGCSSLLVGTRFRAKGTTFEESSRLDPDTYAAHGGAFPVAVEGAGVIGTVVVSGLPQLDDHAMVVEALTHFLTP; encoded by the coding sequence GTGAGCGCCCCGGACATCGCCGAACTGGAGGAGCAGGAGCGCCGGTTGGTGCTCCCCCGGTTCACCCACGACGACGCGTGGGCGCTGGGCACGCTGCTCGTCGAGCTCGCCCGTGAGCGCGGCGCGCCCGTCGCCGTGGACATCAGGCGGGGCGGCCAGCAGCTCTTCCACGCGGCGCTGCCCGGCTCCACACCGGACAACGACGCCTGGATCGACCGCAAGCGGCGCGTCGTCGAGCGCTACGGCTGCTCCTCGCTCCTGGTCGGCACCCGGTTCCGCGCCAAGGGCACGACCTTCGAGGAGTCCTCCCGCCTCGACCCGGACACGTACGCGGCCCACGGCGGCGCGTTCCCGGTCGCGGTCGAGGGCGCGGGCGTGATCGGCACCGTGGTGGTCTCGGGCCTGCCCCAACTGGACGACCACGCCATGGTGGTGGAAGCCCTGACCCACTTCCTGACCCCCTGA
- a CDS encoding class E sortase codes for MRVPVVGHGTLRRRALRRRVLWSCGELLVTVGVVLLLLVVHQVWWTNRQARHDAAREVRALEGEWGAPGAPGPAGPSEGTAAGGGDGKPPSPARERGSGATGSVAAVPRRSQAYAVLSVPRLGLRVPVAEGVGKRDVLDKGYAGHYKGTQQPGQAGNFALAGHRNTHGEPFRYINRLRPGDTVRVETAAAVFTYVVDRTLPRTSARDGGVIGPVPRSTVRPAYGYTEPGYYITLTTCTPEYTSTYRLVVWGKLRSMKPR; via the coding sequence GTGCGGGTTCCCGTGGTGGGGCACGGCACCCTGCGCCGGCGTGCCCTGCGCAGACGCGTCCTGTGGAGCTGCGGCGAACTCCTCGTCACCGTCGGTGTCGTCCTGCTGCTCCTCGTCGTGCACCAGGTGTGGTGGACCAACCGGCAGGCCCGGCACGACGCGGCGCGCGAGGTGCGGGCGCTGGAAGGGGAATGGGGAGCACCGGGGGCGCCGGGGCCGGCCGGTCCCTCCGAGGGCACGGCGGCCGGAGGCGGGGACGGGAAACCCCCGTCCCCGGCACGGGAGCGGGGGTCCGGGGCCACCGGGTCCGTCGCCGCCGTGCCGCGCCGGTCCCAGGCGTACGCCGTCCTCTCCGTGCCCCGCCTCGGCCTGCGCGTCCCCGTCGCCGAGGGCGTCGGCAAGCGGGACGTCCTCGACAAGGGGTACGCCGGTCACTACAAGGGGACCCAGCAGCCGGGCCAGGCGGGGAACTTCGCGCTCGCCGGACACCGGAACACGCACGGAGAGCCGTTCCGGTACATCAACCGACTGCGGCCCGGCGACACCGTCCGCGTCGAGACGGCCGCCGCCGTCTTCACGTACGTGGTCGACAGGACACTGCCGCGGACCTCCGCGCGGGACGGAGGGGTCATCGGTCCGGTGCCGCGCAGTACCGTCCGGCCGGCGTACGGCTACACCGAGCCGGGGTACTACATCACCCTCACCACCTGCACCCCCGAGTACACCTCCACGTACCGCCTGGTGGTGTGGGGGAAGCTGCGGTCCATGAAGCCCCGTTGA